CGTCGATCCGTTCGGGCTCCGTCGCGTCGGTCTCGACGATCCTCGTGATCGTCCTGCTGCTCTGGCTCTTCACGGCCTCTCCCGGCTGGCCCAGGGTGCGGGAGACGTTCTTCGACCTCGACCAGTTCACCGAGGCGCTGCCGGACGTGCTGAGCGGGTTCCTGCTCAACATCAAGATCTTCCTGATCGCCGAGCCGCTGATCCTCGTCGTGGGACTGCTCGTCGCGCTGGCCCGCAACCTCACGGCGCCGGTGTTCTTCCCGCTGCGCGCCCTGGCGGTGATCTACACCGACGTCTTCCGCGGCGTGCCCACGATCCTCGTCATCTATCTCGTCGGCTTCGGCCTGCCCGCGCTCGGCCTGCAGGGTACGCCGACGGACCTCGCGACGCTGGGCATCATCGCGCTCACCCTCTCGTACGGCGCGTACGTGGCGGAGGTCTTCCGGGCGGGCATCGAGTCGGTGCACCCCAGCCAGCGGGCCGCGGCCCGGTCGCTCGGGCTGAGCCACGGCCAGACCATGCGCTACGTGGTGGTGCCGCAGGCCGTGCGCAGGGTGGTGCCGCCGCTGCTCAACGACTTCGTCTCGCTGCAGAAGGACACCGCGCTCGTCGCCACGATCGGCCCCCTGGAGGCGCTGCGCCAGGCGCAGATCCACGTCGCCAGCACCTTCAACTACACCCCCTACCTGGCGGCGGCGCTGCTGTTCATCCTGCTCACCATCCCGATGGCCCGCTTCACCGACTACCTGGCGGCCCGATCGCAGAGGCGGCGGGGCCAGTGAGCGGGCGAAGCGGGGCGTACGGCGGTAGCGTGCCACCGCCCGGTGAGACGGTGGCGCGGAAGGAGAGGGCATGAGCCTGCTGTCCATCGAGGGCCTGTGGAAGAACTACCGCGGTCACAGCGTGCTGCGCGGGATCGACCTGGAGGTCGAGCCGCACGAGGTGGTCTGCCTGATCGGCGCCTCCGGCTCCGGCAAGTCCACCCTGCTGCGCTGCGTCAACCTGCTGGAGACCGCCGACGACGGCACGATCACCCTGGACGGTGAGGAGATCACCGACGCCGGGACCGACCCCGACGACGTGCGCAAGCGCATGGGCATCGTGTTCCAGGCGTTCAACCTGTTCCCGCACATGAGCGTGCTCGACAACATCACGCTGGCCCCGCGCAAGGTCCACAAGGTGGGCGGGAGACAGGCCGAGTCGCAGGCTCGCGACCTGCTGGCCAGGTTCGGCCTGGCGGACAAGGCGGACGCCTATCCCGACCAGCTCTCCGGCGGCCAGCAGCAGCGTGCCGCCATCATCAGGGCCCTGGCCACCCGGCCCCGCCTGATGCTGCTGGACGAGGTCACCTCCGCTCTGGACCCGGCGCTGGTCAAGGAGGTGCTCGGGATCATCCGAGAGCTCAAGGAGGGGGGCATGACCATGATCCTGACCACCCACGAGATGGGTTTCTGCCGCGAGATCGCCGACACCGTCTGCTTCCTCGACGGCGGTGTCCTCCTGGAACGTGGCACCCCCGAGCAGATCTTCACCGATCCTCGCGAGCCCCGCACCAGGGAGTTCGTGCAGAGCGTGATCGACGCCCGGCGACTCTGACGGGCCTTCGAGGCCTCAGCGGACGGCCTCAGCGCCGGTGCCTGCCGCGGGGCCCGGCGGCGGACCCGGTGCCGGGGCCGATGCCGGGGCCGCCGGGCGGAGGAGGCGGAGGGCCGTGGT
This region of Streptosporangium sp. NBC_01495 genomic DNA includes:
- a CDS encoding amino acid ABC transporter ATP-binding protein, yielding MSLLSIEGLWKNYRGHSVLRGIDLEVEPHEVVCLIGASGSGKSTLLRCVNLLETADDGTITLDGEEITDAGTDPDDVRKRMGIVFQAFNLFPHMSVLDNITLAPRKVHKVGGRQAESQARDLLARFGLADKADAYPDQLSGGQQQRAAIIRALATRPRLMLLDEVTSALDPALVKEVLGIIRELKEGGMTMILTTHEMGFCREIADTVCFLDGGVLLERGTPEQIFTDPREPRTREFVQSVIDARRL
- a CDS encoding amino acid ABC transporter permease produces the protein MKDDERLRVPDGWAKSERQLERERLRRRSSIRSGSVASVSTILVIVLLLWLFTASPGWPRVRETFFDLDQFTEALPDVLSGFLLNIKIFLIAEPLILVVGLLVALARNLTAPVFFPLRALAVIYTDVFRGVPTILVIYLVGFGLPALGLQGTPTDLATLGIIALTLSYGAYVAEVFRAGIESVHPSQRAAARSLGLSHGQTMRYVVVPQAVRRVVPPLLNDFVSLQKDTALVATIGPLEALRQAQIHVASTFNYTPYLAAALLFILLTIPMARFTDYLAARSQRRRGQ